A section of the Saccharopolyspora gregorii genome encodes:
- a CDS encoding SDR family NAD(P)-dependent oxidoreductase, which yields MDHGTDDHDIAIIGTSLRLPGSRTMDEFWEHLAAGRSLISEVPERRWRKEDHLGDPRREFNKTSCAWGGFVDDVDCFDAEFFQISPREAQSMDPQQRMALELSWHAVEDAGYRADRLAGSATGVFLGVCHWDYAELVEQEVAEVDAYYPTGAAYAIIANRVSHHFDFRGPSVVNDTACASSLVAVQQGVQALLTGDCEYALAGGVNLTWSARHFIAFAKAGMLSPDGKCRAFDAGANGYVRGEGGGVVLLKRAADARRDGDPVHAVIKGIGSNHGGRTSSLTVTNPDAQAELISGIYRRAGVAPETVSYVETHGPGTPVGDPIEIRGLKKAFADLRGGAEVPAEHRCGVGSVKTNIGHLEGAAGVAGMLKVILAMRHRQLPGTVHFRKLNPLIKLAGSPLHVVAELTDWEAPGPLRAGVSSFGFGGTNAHVLLESGADVPADAERPGEHWLPVSARDEQRLRASCAVLADWVRRRVERGERPALADIARTLRDGRVPMAERAAFRATDLETWADQLESLAVGERPAGCERGRAGEDVPAGLDAEDLGELGARWLEQGRYDKFAAAWATGLPVDWSQWPAQGRRLHLPGYAFARTPHWFTPTAPSNLSPRPVEAPAPAVSESPAPETAASETAASETAVPEPAAPETAALGAGERSGDDWTFPVRFDDTQGYVRDHVVGGTRIVPGVAVLDLALAAARAAGHRTPRVRNAVWIRPLAVGPDGLDARLRLTPGGDGHDYALADAAGEPYASGRVEPGADATESVDLAELRARHPRELAADAGYAALRASGIEHGPALRALTSVRTGPDGVLAELRLPAAAAPGPRLHPAILDSALLAALAVGGPDGGWREPSAPAVPFALDELSAPAATTATAHAWLRPAAGARGRGKVDVDLLDDAGRLCVRFTGYTARSLGGEPAAEPGHDLLEVTGNWVEAPSTSEGRAGPVVVLNAALDDDLVPASAARLGAEVLPLPVPAGTTDAIAMRAAFESCYAHLQRLGKGRVLVVAPGEPDSPVFGPLAALLKTARLEDPAFRGTLVLLDGFDPRDAARFERAVHTEAATEDAEVAHTRDGRRWRHETTELPAAAAGESLLRTGGVYWITGGAGGIGRLLAEHLCVRHGATVVVSGRSEQAPTPPHERVHYVRADVTDAASVRDAVRTIRAEHGRLDGVFHAAGVLDDGYLATKPLARTTAVLAPKVDGTAHLAAATEDLDLDFLLLFGSVAGAFGGAAQADYAAANAHLDAFALRRQATGAETRVLDWPLWADGGMRMDAATTAYLRKRTGTVPLPTEAGLAAIERALRTGSPVRRVVLHGERAKLRVYAGLDRPVAAVPAPAAPMPRPAAPAVELDDAELAERAQDFLRAVFAEVTRQDPDGILADEKLEHYGIDSIAIVDLTSTLEDSFGSLPKTLFFEHVDLRGVAEYFVAEHRERLLELVAPVESTVEASDESAAAGSDAAGPQGRPVLEPAVAATTSTIPATPAAAIPATAGTSATATPDSAGSPVAATTSSIAATPTATTTPRPADPRHDPGRHDIAVVGMAGRYPGADTLEEFWDLLSEGRHSFETVPASRWRHGDIHFDERDVLGKTVVRTGTFLRDVDAFDPRYFNISQRNAEIMSPEVRLFLQTGVTALEDAGYSRETLRRRYDGDVGVLVGSMNNSYAYYGFQNMLQRGTTTSGSEVGVMANMLSYHYGFTGPSVFVDTMCASSAACVHQAVRLLRDGETRMVVVGGINLMLHPYDLISTSQAHFTTKSADVVRSYGLGADGTILGEGVGAVVLKPLGEAVADGDHVYGVIKGSGLTNAGVRNGFTVPSPQQQARAVERALDDADVDARTISYLEGHGSATSLGDPIEIKGASLAFGRDTDDTGFCALGSVKSNVAHLLSGSGLVGLTKVLLQLRHRTLAPSLHSETLSPAIDFDATPFAVQRERAAWERPVVRGEQVPRRAGITSIGAGGINVHLVVEEHDGTVVAAPDSGGPQLLVFSAMTPQALRTVLGDLRDHLGSARPGLDALAYGLQTGKNELPCRLAFVATDARHALERLTALSGVDLTADAPVLPEGVEFVASTLRQRRAANAATVEQAVADRDLAALARHWSQGAAVDWDRLWPLGTRPAKLSLPAYPFERVRCWYPEFDDAPSVLRPLAFTRRAHPWVGENRSDLHGVRYELKPRGDELLDYVHTAGRKRRYATLALLDGALAFARVAGIDGPLRVRDAEWAALPAPADETETLEWRLGGASGAHRVELRHADGTPRFAATVEAVAGQRVPDVPVDVPDELDQDGFYAALGAAGLDARPYSRSVEGVARLRDGRLLVRVGEPALCQDPHKRHVHVPAWVLAGVLQGVQHALGDPDATALRVAELHGEELDRTRVLVLDRVADAEFRIDLADERGRVLGRIDRAEFGTGELPGSVRGSAVAVVPALAAPVADPSSAAAPESTSDDESRLVRALRETVADQLKFDLAEIDADTHFHAYGFESIALATLATELNGLLGVELSPAVFFECPNIRSLAEHLRERWPDRAAASEQTAAAPAQAASAPAQAPPERAPAAPAPLGPAQQPPAAESASDAVAVVGAAGRFPGAACLDEFWQRLRAGDDLVTPYPGDRFDERYTDTVARTDFPKFAGQLADVDRFDAGFFNLSRLEAELMDPQQRLALETTWAALENGGYAPARLPERTGVYFGVSGNDYHQLLNASGVAPDGYTATGNAHSVLANRISFVLDVHGPSEPIDTACSSSLVALHRAVQDIRSGRCEMALAGGVNLLLSVDTFAATQQTGMLSPDGRCKTFAADADGYVRAEGVAVVLLKPLAAAVRDGDAIWGVVRGSAENHGGRAGSLTAPNGVAQAALVREAMGELDPGSIGYVEAHGTGTALGDPVEVNALATAYRDLGGPGPDGRPWALGSVKTNIGHAESAAGLAGVLKVLLAMRHRELPPTLHCDRLNPHLPLSGGEFEVVRRGQVWEPRADANGRAWPLRAGVSSFGFGGANAHVVLEAPPRPRRTPADGGPQAVLLSARDDERLREAARRLRDHLRGAPATELPELAHTLQVGREAMERRLGLVAGSVEQLAGALDRYLAGDSSGLHVGGVPRSRGTGVRRGTAHSPEVARALRDGRLDEVVRLWCDGSDVDWSVLHPAGTGVVRLPGYPFARERYRVPDSAPGNHWNDRENPGARRGTGSVVRKTAALAEETAVVDGRSPEAGFDTGAYAALLDAVLDDRLGPDALSDA from the coding sequence ATGGACCACGGAACCGATGACCACGACATCGCCATCATCGGCACCTCGCTGCGCCTGCCCGGCTCGCGGACGATGGACGAGTTCTGGGAACACCTGGCCGCGGGACGCTCGCTGATCAGCGAGGTCCCGGAGCGGCGCTGGCGCAAGGAGGACCACCTCGGCGACCCGCGCCGCGAGTTCAACAAGACCAGCTGCGCCTGGGGCGGGTTCGTCGACGACGTGGACTGCTTCGACGCCGAGTTCTTCCAGATCTCCCCGCGCGAAGCGCAATCCATGGACCCGCAGCAGCGGATGGCCCTCGAACTCAGCTGGCACGCGGTGGAGGACGCGGGGTACCGGGCGGACCGGCTCGCCGGCTCGGCGACCGGGGTGTTCCTGGGCGTGTGCCACTGGGACTACGCGGAGCTCGTCGAGCAGGAGGTCGCCGAGGTCGACGCCTACTACCCGACGGGCGCGGCCTACGCGATCATCGCGAACCGCGTCTCGCACCACTTCGACTTCCGCGGGCCCAGCGTCGTCAACGACACCGCCTGCGCCAGCTCGCTGGTCGCGGTGCAGCAGGGCGTGCAGGCGCTGCTGACGGGGGACTGCGAGTACGCGCTGGCGGGCGGGGTGAACCTGACCTGGTCGGCGCGGCACTTCATCGCGTTCGCCAAGGCCGGGATGCTCTCCCCGGACGGGAAGTGCCGCGCGTTCGACGCCGGTGCCAACGGGTACGTGCGCGGCGAGGGCGGCGGCGTGGTGCTGCTCAAGCGGGCCGCGGACGCGCGGCGCGACGGCGACCCGGTGCACGCGGTGATCAAGGGCATCGGCAGCAACCACGGCGGGCGCACCAGCTCGCTGACCGTCACCAACCCGGACGCGCAGGCCGAGCTGATCAGCGGCATCTACCGGCGAGCGGGCGTCGCGCCGGAGACGGTGAGCTACGTGGAGACGCACGGCCCGGGCACCCCGGTCGGCGATCCGATCGAGATCCGCGGGCTGAAGAAGGCGTTCGCGGACCTGCGCGGCGGTGCGGAGGTGCCCGCCGAGCACCGCTGCGGCGTCGGCTCGGTGAAGACCAACATCGGCCACCTGGAAGGTGCCGCCGGCGTCGCCGGGATGCTCAAGGTGATCCTCGCGATGCGGCACCGGCAGCTGCCGGGGACGGTGCACTTCCGCAAGCTCAACCCGCTGATCAAGCTCGCGGGCAGCCCGCTGCACGTCGTCGCCGAGCTCACCGACTGGGAGGCGCCCGGGCCGCTGCGGGCGGGCGTGAGCTCCTTCGGCTTCGGCGGCACCAACGCGCACGTGCTGCTCGAATCCGGGGCGGACGTCCCCGCCGACGCGGAGCGGCCGGGCGAGCACTGGCTGCCGGTGTCCGCGCGCGACGAGCAACGGCTGCGGGCGAGCTGCGCGGTGCTCGCGGACTGGGTGCGGCGGCGGGTCGAGCGGGGCGAGCGGCCCGCGCTCGCGGACATCGCCCGCACCCTGCGCGACGGCCGGGTGCCGATGGCCGAACGCGCCGCGTTCCGCGCCACCGACCTGGAGACCTGGGCGGACCAGCTGGAATCCCTCGCCGTCGGGGAACGCCCCGCCGGGTGCGAGCGCGGCCGCGCGGGCGAGGACGTGCCCGCCGGGCTGGACGCCGAGGACCTCGGTGAGCTCGGCGCGCGCTGGCTGGAGCAGGGGCGGTACGACAAGTTCGCCGCCGCCTGGGCCACCGGGCTGCCGGTGGACTGGTCGCAGTGGCCGGCGCAGGGGCGGCGGCTGCACCTGCCGGGCTACGCGTTCGCCCGCACCCCGCACTGGTTCACGCCCACCGCGCCGTCGAACCTGAGCCCGCGGCCCGTCGAAGCCCCGGCCCCGGCGGTGTCCGAGAGCCCCGCGCCCGAGACCGCCGCGTCCGAGACCGCCGCGTCCGAGACCGCCGTGCCCGAGCCCGCCGCGCCCGAGACCGCCGCGCTGGGCGCCGGGGAGCGCTCCGGCGACGACTGGACCTTCCCGGTGCGCTTCGACGACACCCAGGGCTACGTGCGCGACCACGTCGTCGGCGGCACCCGCATCGTGCCGGGCGTGGCCGTGCTGGACCTGGCGCTGGCCGCCGCGCGGGCCGCGGGGCACCGGACGCCGCGGGTGCGCAACGCGGTGTGGATCCGCCCGCTGGCCGTCGGGCCGGACGGGCTGGACGCCCGGCTGCGGCTGACCCCCGGCGGCGACGGGCACGACTACGCGCTCGCCGATGCGGCGGGCGAACCGTACGCGAGCGGCCGCGTCGAACCCGGTGCGGACGCGACGGAATCGGTGGACCTGGCCGAGCTGCGCGCACGGCACCCCCGGGAGCTGGCCGCCGACGCCGGGTACGCGGCGTTGCGGGCCAGCGGCATCGAGCACGGACCCGCGCTGCGCGCGCTGACCTCGGTGCGCACCGGCCCGGACGGGGTGCTGGCGGAGCTGCGGCTGCCCGCAGCGGCGGCGCCCGGGCCGCGGCTGCATCCCGCGATCCTGGACAGCGCGCTGCTCGCCGCGCTCGCGGTCGGCGGCCCGGACGGCGGCTGGCGGGAACCGTCGGCGCCCGCGGTGCCGTTCGCGCTGGACGAGCTGTCCGCGCCCGCCGCGACCACCGCCACCGCGCACGCGTGGCTGCGCCCGGCCGCGGGCGCGCGCGGGCGCGGCAAGGTGGACGTGGACCTGCTCGACGACGCGGGCCGGTTGTGCGTCCGGTTCACCGGCTACACCGCCCGCTCCCTCGGCGGCGAACCGGCCGCGGAACCCGGCCACGACCTGCTGGAGGTCACCGGGAACTGGGTCGAAGCACCGTCCACATCGGAGGGAAGGGCGGGGCCGGTGGTGGTGCTCAACGCCGCCCTGGACGACGACCTGGTGCCCGCGAGCGCGGCTCGGCTCGGCGCGGAGGTGCTGCCGCTGCCGGTGCCCGCCGGGACCACCGACGCGATCGCGATGCGCGCCGCGTTCGAGAGCTGCTACGCGCACCTGCAACGCCTCGGCAAGGGCCGGGTGCTGGTGGTGGCGCCCGGCGAACCGGACTCGCCGGTGTTCGGGCCGCTGGCGGCGCTGCTCAAGACCGCGCGGCTGGAGGACCCGGCGTTCCGCGGCACGCTGGTGCTCCTCGACGGCTTCGACCCGCGCGACGCGGCCCGCTTCGAACGCGCCGTGCACACCGAAGCCGCCACCGAGGACGCCGAGGTCGCGCACACCCGCGACGGGCGGCGGTGGCGCCACGAGACCACCGAGCTCCCGGCCGCAGCGGCGGGGGAGAGCCTGCTGCGCACCGGCGGCGTCTACTGGATCACCGGCGGCGCCGGGGGCATCGGGCGGCTGCTCGCCGAGCACCTGTGCGTCCGGCACGGCGCGACCGTGGTGGTCAGCGGCCGCTCCGAGCAGGCGCCCACCCCGCCGCACGAGCGGGTGCACTACGTGCGGGCCGACGTCACCGACGCCGCGAGCGTCCGGGATGCGGTCCGCACCATCCGCGCCGAGCACGGGCGCCTGGACGGCGTGTTCCACGCGGCCGGGGTGCTCGACGACGGCTACCTCGCCACCAAACCCCTCGCGAGAACCACCGCCGTGCTCGCCCCGAAGGTCGACGGCACCGCGCACCTGGCGGCCGCCACCGAGGACCTCGACCTGGACTTCCTGCTGCTGTTCGGTTCCGTCGCGGGTGCCTTCGGCGGCGCCGCGCAGGCCGACTACGCCGCCGCCAACGCCCACCTGGACGCGTTCGCGCTGCGGCGGCAGGCCACCGGCGCCGAGACCCGCGTGCTGGACTGGCCGCTGTGGGCCGACGGCGGGATGCGGATGGACGCCGCCACCACCGCCTACCTGCGCAAGCGCACCGGCACCGTGCCGCTGCCCACCGAGGCCGGGCTGGCCGCGATCGAGCGGGCGCTGCGCACCGGGTCACCGGTGCGGCGGGTCGTGCTGCACGGGGAGCGCGCGAAGCTGCGGGTGTACGCCGGGCTGGACCGGCCGGTCGCGGCGGTCCCGGCTCCGGCGGCTCCGATGCCGAGGCCGGCGGCTCCGGCCGTCGAGCTCGACGACGCGGAGCTGGCCGAACGCGCCCAGGACTTCCTGCGCGCGGTGTTCGCGGAGGTTACCCGGCAGGACCCGGACGGCATCCTGGCGGACGAGAAGCTGGAGCACTACGGCATCGACTCCATCGCGATCGTCGACCTCACCAGCACCCTGGAGGACTCGTTCGGCTCGCTGCCGAAGACGCTGTTCTTCGAGCACGTGGACCTGCGCGGGGTGGCGGAGTACTTCGTCGCCGAGCACCGGGAGCGGCTGCTGGAACTCGTCGCGCCGGTCGAGTCCACTGTGGAGGCGAGCGACGAGAGCGCTGCCGCGGGATCTGATGCCGCTGGGCCGCAAGGGAGGCCGGTGCTGGAGCCGGCCGTCGCGGCGACGACCAGCACGATCCCGGCCACTCCGGCCGCCGCGATTCCAGCCACCGCCGGAACTTCGGCTACCGCGACTCCGGATTCCGCCGGAAGTCCGGTCGCCGCAACGACTTCATCCATCGCCGCGACCCCCACCGCCACCACGACCCCGCGCCCCGCCGACCCCCGCCACGACCCCGGCCGGCACGACATCGCCGTCGTCGGCATGGCCGGGCGCTACCCCGGAGCGGACACCCTGGAGGAGTTCTGGGACCTGCTCAGCGAAGGCAGGCACAGCTTCGAGACCGTGCCCGCATCCCGCTGGCGCCACGGCGACATCCACTTCGACGAGCGCGACGTGCTCGGCAAGACCGTCGTGCGCACCGGCACCTTCCTGCGCGACGTGGACGCGTTCGACCCGCGCTACTTCAACATCTCCCAGCGCAATGCCGAGATCATGTCCCCGGAGGTGCGGCTGTTCCTGCAGACCGGGGTGACCGCGCTGGAGGACGCCGGGTACTCGCGGGAGACGCTGCGCCGCCGCTACGACGGCGACGTGGGCGTGCTCGTCGGCTCGATGAACAACAGCTACGCCTACTACGGCTTCCAGAACATGCTGCAACGCGGCACCACCACCAGCGGCAGCGAAGTCGGCGTGATGGCGAACATGCTGTCCTACCACTACGGGTTCACCGGCCCGTCGGTGTTCGTGGACACCATGTGCGCCTCGTCCGCGGCGTGCGTGCACCAGGCGGTGCGGCTGCTGCGCGACGGCGAGACCCGGATGGTGGTGGTCGGCGGGATCAACCTGATGCTGCACCCCTACGACCTGATCTCCACCTCGCAGGCGCACTTCACCACCAAGTCCGCCGACGTGGTGCGCAGCTACGGGCTCGGCGCGGACGGCACCATCCTCGGCGAGGGCGTCGGCGCGGTGGTGCTCAAACCGCTCGGCGAGGCCGTCGCCGACGGCGACCACGTGTACGGCGTGATCAAGGGCAGCGGGCTCACCAACGCGGGCGTGCGCAACGGGTTCACCGTGCCCAGCCCGCAGCAGCAGGCCCGCGCCGTCGAACGCGCGCTGGACGACGCCGACGTGGACGCCCGCACCATCAGCTACCTGGAGGGGCACGGTTCGGCGACCTCGCTGGGCGATCCGATCGAGATCAAGGGCGCGAGCCTCGCGTTCGGCCGGGACACCGACGACACCGGGTTCTGCGCGCTGGGCTCGGTGAAGTCGAACGTGGCGCACCTGCTGTCCGGCTCCGGGCTGGTGGGGCTGACGAAGGTGCTGCTGCAGCTGCGGCACCGCACCTTGGCGCCGTCGCTGCACTCCGAGACGCTGAGCCCGGCCATCGACTTCGACGCGACGCCGTTCGCGGTGCAGCGGGAACGCGCCGCGTGGGAACGGCCGGTGGTGCGCGGTGAGCAGGTACCGCGCCGGGCCGGGATCACCTCGATCGGCGCGGGCGGCATCAACGTCCACCTGGTGGTGGAGGAGCACGACGGCACCGTGGTCGCCGCCCCGGACAGCGGCGGGCCGCAGCTGCTGGTGTTCTCCGCGATGACCCCGCAGGCGTTGCGCACGGTGCTCGGCGACCTGCGCGACCACCTGGGATCCGCGCGACCCGGGCTGGACGCGCTGGCCTACGGGTTGCAGACCGGTAAGAACGAGCTGCCGTGCCGGCTGGCGTTCGTGGCCACCGACGCGCGGCACGCGCTGGAGCGGCTCACCGCGCTGTCCGGGGTGGACCTCACCGCCGATGCTCCGGTGCTCCCGGAGGGCGTGGAGTTCGTCGCGAGCACGCTGCGGCAGCGCCGCGCGGCGAACGCCGCCACCGTCGAGCAGGCCGTCGCCGACCGCGACCTGGCCGCGCTCGCCCGGCACTGGTCGCAGGGCGCCGCGGTCGACTGGGACCGGCTGTGGCCGCTCGGCACCCGGCCCGCGAAGCTCTCGCTGCCCGCCTACCCGTTCGAGCGGGTCCGCTGCTGGTACCCCGAGTTCGACGACGCGCCCAGCGTGCTGCGGCCGCTGGCGTTCACCCGCCGCGCACACCCGTGGGTGGGGGAGAACCGTTCCGACCTGCACGGCGTGCGCTACGAGCTGAAGCCGCGCGGCGACGAACTGCTGGACTACGTGCACACCGCGGGCCGCAAGCGGCGGTACGCCACCCTGGCGCTGCTGGACGGCGCGCTGGCCTTCGCCCGGGTCGCCGGGATCGACGGGCCGCTGCGGGTCCGCGACGCCGAGTGGGCGGCGCTGCCCGCGCCCGCCGACGAGACCGAGACGCTGGAATGGCGGCTCGGCGGCGCGTCCGGGGCGCACCGGGTGGAGCTGCGGCACGCCGACGGCACGCCGCGGTTCGCCGCCACCGTCGAAGCCGTTGCGGGACAACGGGTTCCGGACGTCCCGGTGGACGTGCCCGACGAACTCGACCAGGACGGCTTCTACGCGGCGCTGGGCGCAGCGGGGCTCGACGCGCGGCCCTACTCGCGCAGCGTCGAGGGCGTGGCCCGGCTCCGCGACGGGCGGCTGCTGGTGCGCGTCGGCGAGCCCGCGCTGTGCCAGGACCCGCACAAGCGGCACGTGCACGTCCCGGCCTGGGTGCTCGCCGGGGTGCTGCAAGGCGTGCAGCACGCGCTCGGCGACCCCGACGCGACCGCGCTGCGGGTCGCCGAGCTGCACGGCGAGGAGCTGGACCGCACCCGGGTGCTGGTGCTGGACCGGGTCGCCGACGCCGAGTTCCGCATCGACCTGGCCGACGAGCGCGGCCGGGTGCTGGGCCGGATCGACCGGGCCGAGTTCGGGACCGGGGAGCTGCCCGGATCGGTGCGCGGGTCCGCGGTCGCGGTGGTTCCGGCGCTCGCCGCGCCGGTGGCGGACCCGAGCTCGGCCGCTGCGCCCGAGTCCACATCGGACGATGAGTCCCGGTTGGTCCGAGCGTTGCGGGAGACCGTCGCCGACCAGCTCAAGTTCGACCTCGCCGAGATCGACGCCGACACCCACTTCCACGCCTACGGGTTCGAGTCCATCGCCCTCGCCACGCTCGCCACCGAGCTCAACGGCCTGCTCGGCGTGGAGCTGAGCCCGGCGGTGTTCTTCGAGTGCCCGAACATCCGCAGCCTGGCCGAGCACCTCCGCGAGCGGTGGCCGGACCGCGCGGCGGCATCCGAGCAGACCGCGGCGGCACCCGCGCAGGCCGCATCGGCACCAGCGCAGGCGCCTCCGGAGCGCGCTCCCGCGGCCCCGGCTCCGCTCGGCCCGGCGCAGCAGCCTCCCGCAGCCGAGTCCGCCTCGGACGCGGTCGCCGTCGTGGGCGCCGCCGGGCGGTTCCCCGGCGCCGCCTGCCTCGACGAGTTCTGGCAGCGGCTGCGGGCCGGGGACGACCTCGTCACCCCCTACCCGGGCGACCGGTTCGACGAGCGCTACACGGACACCGTGGCCCGCACCGACTTCCCGAAGTTCGCCGGGCAGCTCGCCGACGTGGACCGGTTCGACGCCGGCTTCTTCAACCTGTCCCGACTGGAAGCCGAGCTGATGGACCCGCAGCAGCGGCTCGCGCTGGAGACCACGTGGGCGGCGCTGGAGAACGGCGGGTACGCGCCGGCGCGGCTGCCGGAACGCACCGGCGTCTACTTCGGGGTGTCCGGCAACGACTACCACCAGCTGCTCAACGCCAGCGGCGTCGCGCCCGACGGCTACACCGCCACCGGGAACGCGCACTCGGTGCTGGCCAACCGGATCTCGTTCGTGCTCGACGTGCACGGGCCCAGCGAACCGATCGACACGGCCTGCTCCAGTTCGCTGGTGGCGCTGCACCGGGCGGTGCAGGACATCAGGTCCGGGCGCTGCGAGATGGCGCTCGCCGGTGGGGTGAACCTGCTGCTCAGCGTCGACACCTTCGCCGCCACCCAGCAGACCGGGATGCTCAGCCCGGACGGCCGGTGCAAGACCTTCGCCGCGGACGCCGACGGCTACGTGCGCGCCGAAGGCGTCGCGGTGGTGCTGCTCAAGCCGCTGGCGGCCGCGGTCCGCGACGGCGACGCGATCTGGGGCGTGGTGCGCGGCAGCGCCGAGAACCACGGCGGCCGGGCCGGATCGCTCACCGCGCCCAACGGCGTGGCGCAGGCCGCGCTGGTGCGGGAGGCGATGGGCGAGCTCGACCCCGGCAGCATCGGCTACGTCGAAGCGCACGGCACCGGCACCGCCCTCGGCGACCCGGTGGAGGTTAACGCGCTCGCCACCGCCTACCGCGACCTCGGCGGGCCCGGCCCGGACGGGCGGCCGTGGGCACTGGGTTCGGTGAAGACGAACATCGGGCACGCCGAATCGGCCGCGGGCCTGGCCGGGGTGCTCAAGGTGCTGCTGGCGATGCGGCACCGGGAGCTCCCGCCGACGCTGCACTGCGACCGGCTCAACCCGCACCTGCCGCTGTCCGGCGGCGAGTTCGAGGTGGTGCGCCGCGGTCAGGTCTGGGAGCCGCGCGCCGACGCGAACGGTCGGGCGTGGCCGCTGCGGGCCGGGGTGAGCAGCTTCGGCTTCGGCGGCGCCAACGCGCACGTCGTCCTCGAAGCACCGCCGCGACCGCGGCGCACCCCGGCCGACGGCGGACCGCAGGCCGTGCTGCTGTCCGCCCGCGACGACGAACGGCTGCGGGAGGCCGCGCGGCGGCTGCGGGACCACCTGCGCGGCGCCCCGGCCACCGAGCTACCGGAGCTCGCGCACACCCTGCAGGTCGGCCGGGAGGCGATGGAACGGCGGCTCGGACTGGTCGCCGGCAGCGTCGAGCAGCTGGCCGGCGCCCTGGACCGCTACCTGGCCGGGGACAGCAGCGGGCTGCACGTGGGCGGTGTCCCGCGCTCCCGCGGCACCGGGGTGCGGCGCGGCACCGCGCACTCCCCGGAGGTGGCCAGGGCGCTGCGGGACGGGCGGCTCGACGAGGTCGTGCGGCTGTGGTGCGACGGGTCCGATGTGGACTGGTCGGTGCTGCACCCGGCGGGTACCGGCGTGGTCCGGCTGCCGGGCTACCCGTTCGCCCGGGAGCGGTACCGGGTGCCGGACTCCGCTCCCGGGAACCACTGGAACGACCGGGAAAACCCCGGTGCGCGGCGGGGAACCGGTTCGGTTGTGCGGAAAACCGCAGCGCTCGCGGAGGAAACTGCGGTGGTGGACGGGAGATCCCCGGAGGCCGGGTTCGACACCGGTGCCTACGCGGCGCTGCTGGACGCGGTCCTCGACGACCGCCTCGGACCGGACGCCCTCAGCGATGCCTGA